One genomic segment of candidate division KSB1 bacterium includes these proteins:
- a CDS encoding DUF4198 domain-containing protein: MKKGLLAGLGVLTSVAALFAHDLFLKLETFFLKPHSPITVALFNGTFDKSENVITRDRMIDVSILGPQSRRIHPDTSQWRESGNVTWLDFKTGEAGTYILGVSIKARMLELSAKDFNDYLEHDGVLDVLATRKEKNELDKPARESYSKHVKTIFQVGDTRSDAFKERLNYPIEIVPLQNPYLLKPGDVLDVLILRDGNPLSHQLVYASYAGHHQHDGTSGHFEAVKTRTNENGLAQIKLGKAGKWYIRLIHMVPSDKEGVDYESNWATLTFEIKAAARK; the protein is encoded by the coding sequence GCATGACCTGTTTCTGAAGCTCGAAACATTTTTTCTCAAACCGCATTCACCGATTACAGTTGCTTTGTTCAACGGCACCTTCGACAAAAGCGAGAACGTCATTACGCGCGACCGGATGATTGATGTGAGCATTCTCGGGCCGCAAAGCCGGCGCATTCATCCTGATACCTCGCAATGGCGTGAGTCTGGAAACGTCACGTGGCTTGATTTTAAAACCGGCGAAGCGGGAACCTACATCCTTGGCGTATCGATCAAAGCCAGAATGCTCGAGCTGTCGGCAAAAGATTTCAATGACTATCTGGAGCACGACGGTGTACTGGATGTGCTGGCGACGCGCAAAGAGAAGAATGAACTGGATAAACCGGCGCGGGAGTCGTATTCGAAGCATGTCAAGACGATTTTTCAAGTGGGCGATACACGTTCGGACGCCTTCAAAGAAAGATTGAATTATCCCATCGAGATTGTTCCGCTGCAGAATCCTTACCTGCTCAAGCCGGGCGACGTCCTGGACGTTTTGATTTTGCGCGATGGCAATCCGCTGAGCCATCAGCTTGTCTACGCGAGTTATGCAGGTCATCATCAACATGACGGCACCAGCGGCCATTTTGAGGCCGTCAAAACGCGAACCAATGAAAACGGCCTGGCGCAAATCAAGCTCGGCAAGGCCGGCAAATGGTACATCCGGCTCATTCACATGGTTCCCAGCGACAAAGAAGGCGTTGATTATGAATCGAATTGGGCGACATTGACGTTTGAGATCAAAGCTGCTGCAAGAAAATGA
- the cobO gene encoding cob(I)yrinic acid a,c-diamide adenosyltransferase — MEKIAKKIEIRHGLTVVYTGNGKGKTTAALGTVIRAVGYGLRVFMLQFVKGSWHYGELDGAKLLAPYFTIEPMGKGFYKILDDKLPEAEHRQAALAAADRAIAILRSGEYDMVILDEINVAVMTGLLPVGKVLEIIEAKSEKVHLILTGRGAPPEVIDRADLVTEMREIKHPYQKGKLAQKGIDF; from the coding sequence ATGGAAAAGATCGCCAAAAAAATTGAAATCCGCCACGGCTTGACCGTGGTTTATACCGGCAACGGCAAGGGCAAAACCACGGCGGCGCTCGGAACAGTGATTCGCGCCGTCGGCTACGGCCTGCGCGTGTTCATGCTGCAGTTCGTGAAAGGCTCGTGGCATTACGGCGAATTAGATGGCGCGAAATTGCTGGCGCCATATTTTACCATTGAACCGATGGGCAAGGGGTTTTACAAAATTCTCGATGACAAGCTTCCCGAGGCTGAACATCGTCAAGCCGCGTTGGCAGCGGCGGATCGAGCCATTGCCATTCTGCGCAGCGGCGAATATGACATGGTCATACTCGATGAAATCAACGTTGCCGTAATGACGGGATTATTGCCGGTCGGAAAAGTGTTGGAGATTATCGAAGCCAAATCTGAAAAGGTGCATTTGATCCTCACCGGTCGCGGCGCGCCGCCGGAAGTCATTGACCGCGCCGATCTCGTCACCGAAATGCGCGAGATCAAGCACCCCTATCAAAAGGGCAAATTGGCGCAGAAGGGAATCGATTTTTAA
- the moaA gene encoding GTP 3',8-cyclase MoaA, whose translation MKSLIDTFGRVATNLRISVTDRCNFRCRYCMPEEGMKWMNRKEILTFEEILRLAKVFIALGINKIRLTGGEPTLRKDLAQLIAMLAPLPGLQDLGMTTNGFFLKEFAEDFYRAGLRRINVSLDSLAPARFAEMARREAYQKVMDGLDALAKYPIRPVKINTVIMKGFNNDEVLPLVEFARERDYQIRFIEFMPLDGEGVWSRDKVMTTSEILDIIRRKYDLIPKETRADHVPADTFRFIDGRGEVGFISSVSEPFCESCNRIRLTADGHFRNCLFSLEETDLKTPMRAGASDTELAELIRGEVWRKWAGHQINLATFIKPARNMSQIGG comes from the coding sequence ATGAAATCTTTAATTGATACATTTGGCCGCGTCGCCACGAATCTCCGCATCTCCGTCACTGACCGCTGCAATTTTCGCTGCCGCTACTGTATGCCGGAGGAAGGCATGAAATGGATGAACCGCAAGGAAATTCTGACGTTCGAGGAGATTTTGCGGCTGGCCAAGGTCTTCATTGCGCTCGGCATCAATAAAATTCGCCTGACCGGCGGCGAGCCGACGTTACGCAAAGATTTGGCGCAATTGATTGCGATGCTTGCTCCGCTTCCTGGCTTGCAGGATCTGGGCATGACCACCAACGGCTTTTTTCTGAAAGAATTTGCCGAGGATTTTTATCGTGCCGGTTTGCGTCGGATCAACGTCAGTTTGGATTCACTCGCGCCGGCTCGTTTCGCCGAGATGGCGCGCCGCGAGGCGTATCAAAAGGTGATGGATGGCCTCGACGCGCTGGCGAAGTATCCCATTCGCCCGGTGAAAATCAACACGGTGATCATGAAAGGTTTCAACAATGATGAGGTTTTGCCGCTGGTCGAGTTTGCGCGTGAACGGGATTATCAAATTCGTTTCATCGAGTTCATGCCGCTCGATGGCGAGGGCGTGTGGAGCCGCGACAAAGTGATGACAACAAGTGAAATTCTCGACATCATTCGCCGGAAATACGATCTCATCCCCAAGGAAACCCGTGCCGATCACGTACCGGCGGACACCTTTCGTTTTATCGACGGCAGGGGCGAAGTCGGCTTCATCAGTTCGGTGAGCGAGCCGTTTTGCGAGTCGTGCAATCGCATTCGTCTCACTGCCGATGGGCATTTTCGCAATTGCCTTTTTTCTCTTGAGGAAACGGATTTGAAAACACCGATGCGCGCCGGGGCCAGCGACACGGAATTGGCCGAATTGATTCGCGGCGAAGTCTGGCGCAAATGGGCCGGGCATCAGATCAACCTGGCGACCTTTATCAAGCCGGCACGGAACATGTCGCAAATTGGGGGATGA
- the trxB gene encoding thioredoxin-disulfide reductase: MSEIRKVIIIGTGPAGYTAALYTARANLKPLVFAGPEPGGQLTLTTLVENYPGFAEGIMGPELMDQMKRQCERFGAEIVHDAVTRVNFKKPPFEIFVGDQKYAAEAVIISTGASAKWLGLESERQLRGHGVSSCATCDGAFFRNQELIVVGGGDVAMEDSIFLTKFASKVTIVHRRDSLRASKIMQERAFKNPKISFIWDSVVEEIHDVGKGTVTGVTLRNVKTNARTKMRCDGVFVAIGHQPNTEVFKGQIDLDEQGYVKTKHRTMTNIDGVFAAGDVVDHYYRQAVTAAGMGCMAAIDVEKFLEAKHG, encoded by the coding sequence ATGTCTGAAATTCGCAAGGTGATTATCATCGGTACCGGTCCGGCTGGCTACACCGCCGCACTTTACACCGCCCGCGCCAATCTGAAGCCTTTGGTTTTCGCCGGCCCCGAACCCGGCGGCCAGTTGACATTGACGACGCTGGTGGAAAATTACCCCGGCTTCGCAGAGGGCATCATGGGGCCGGAGTTGATGGATCAAATGAAGAGGCAATGCGAGCGCTTTGGCGCCGAGATTGTTCATGACGCCGTGACCCGTGTCAATTTTAAAAAACCGCCTTTTGAGATTTTTGTTGGCGACCAAAAATACGCGGCGGAAGCTGTGATTATTTCCACCGGCGCTTCGGCGAAATGGCTGGGCTTGGAATCCGAGCGCCAGTTGCGCGGGCACGGCGTTTCTTCGTGCGCCACCTGCGACGGCGCGTTTTTCCGCAATCAGGAGTTGATCGTCGTTGGCGGCGGCGACGTGGCGATGGAAGATTCGATTTTTCTCACCAAATTTGCCAGCAAAGTGACCATCGTGCATCGCCGTGATTCGTTGCGCGCCTCGAAGATCATGCAGGAACGCGCCTTTAAAAATCCCAAAATCTCGTTTATCTGGGATAGCGTGGTGGAAGAGATTCACGACGTTGGCAAAGGCACGGTCACCGGCGTAACGCTGCGCAATGTCAAAACCAACGCGCGCACAAAAATGCGTTGCGACGGCGTTTTTGTCGCCATCGGCCATCAGCCAAATACGGAAGTCTTCAAAGGCCAGATCGATTTGGACGAACAAGGTTACGTTAAAACCAAGCATCGCACCATGACCAACATCGACGGCGTTTTTGCCGCCGGTGATGTGGTCGATCATTATTATCGCCAGGCCGTGACCGCCGCGGGCATGGGCTGCATGGCCGCCATTGATGTGGAGAAATTTCTCGAGGCCAAGCATGGCTGA